From a region of the Roseivirga sp. 4D4 genome:
- a CDS encoding lipopolysaccharide biosynthesis protein: MIKLLAKDFVIYGLAASLAKLIGLILLPVYTRSFSASEFGNLDLVSTIVAFGAILGMLQLESAVSRYFFQSKTKADKRILISTVYWTILLGSAIVMITLVVFKYQLASLLSLSDPKVLIVAAMVIPASCLNALLTVVIRFKKKPLIYLGFQLLLIGGIVSLTLYLILIKELGIESVFWGQLLGYLLVSIFMTLYLKEYIGFTFNMGTLKRSFRYSLPLVPSVAGTWINSYANRFFMLGYLTVADVGIYAVALKLASIINLVGASFKMAWAPFMWENFENNKEYKNLFRSVQEYVSCSILLLVSLLTIFSYDLTSFLATPEYFFASRLFGFIALSYALTVVINQTVSLGPGIEKKTEYNTVIYLISVVVNIACLFLMVPVFELHGVVISLLISSLVQVTLSWIFSEKLHPIGFSILPTILSLTISFATVLAFSMWTIDLSIKLILGLCLLALAILYVKRAIGKTFSITS; the protein is encoded by the coding sequence ATGATTAAACTTTTAGCTAAAGATTTTGTCATTTATGGCCTGGCAGCCTCATTGGCAAAATTAATTGGGCTAATATTACTACCCGTTTACACCAGATCATTTTCCGCCAGCGAGTTTGGAAACCTAGATTTGGTATCAACTATTGTTGCTTTTGGGGCAATTTTGGGTATGCTTCAGTTGGAATCTGCCGTCAGCAGGTATTTCTTTCAATCTAAAACAAAGGCAGACAAAAGGATACTTATATCCACAGTATATTGGACAATACTGCTTGGATCCGCTATAGTGATGATAACGCTAGTGGTTTTTAAATATCAGTTGGCTAGTTTACTCTCACTTAGTGACCCAAAAGTACTGATTGTTGCTGCAATGGTTATTCCAGCCTCTTGCCTCAATGCATTGTTGACAGTTGTCATCAGATTTAAAAAGAAACCCTTAATCTACTTAGGGTTTCAGTTGTTACTCATAGGTGGGATAGTCTCATTGACTCTTTACTTAATCCTGATCAAAGAATTAGGTATAGAAAGTGTTTTTTGGGGGCAACTTCTGGGATATCTTTTAGTCAGTATTTTCATGACACTGTACCTGAAGGAATACATTGGGTTCACTTTTAACATGGGTACGCTCAAAAGATCGTTTCGATATTCCTTACCCCTGGTGCCATCAGTAGCTGGTACATGGATAAATTCTTATGCAAACAGGTTTTTCATGTTGGGTTACCTAACGGTAGCGGATGTTGGCATTTACGCGGTGGCGCTCAAGTTAGCGTCAATCATTAATTTGGTAGGAGCTTCGTTTAAAATGGCCTGGGCACCCTTCATGTGGGAAAATTTTGAGAATAATAAAGAGTATAAAAACCTCTTTAGAAGTGTACAGGAATATGTGAGTTGTTCAATTCTTTTGCTGGTTTCTCTTTTGACCATATTTTCATACGACCTTACATCTTTTTTGGCTACTCCTGAGTATTTTTTCGCAAGCAGATTGTTTGGTTTCATCGCTCTATCTTATGCGCTTACAGTAGTTATAAATCAGACTGTAAGTTTAGGGCCGGGAATTGAAAAAAAGACTGAGTATAACACCGTTATATATCTAATAAGTGTTGTTGTTAATATCGCCTGTTTGTTTTTAATGGTGCCTGTTTTTGAACTTCATGGCGTTGTAATAAGCCTCTTAATTAGCTCATTGGTACAGGTAACTTTAAGCTGGATTTTTTCGGAGAAATTGCACCCGATAGGGTTTTCAATATTGCCAACTATACTTTCGTTAACAATCTCTTTTGCGACCGTCTTGGCTTTTTCAATGTGGACTATTGATTTAAGTATCAAGTTAATTCTAGGGCTATGTTTATTAGCTCTTGCAATTTTATATGTCAAAAGAGCGATTGGTAAGACTTTTAGTATTACATCCTGA
- a CDS encoding methionyl-tRNA formyltransferase, producing the protein MVKIVFLGCTAFSEAILKSLLEHINCELQAIFSIPRKFKISYSEEEVINSNFADLSTYAEDLNIPFKLVNSENGMKLKDYSSIIEDLKPDVILVMGWYYMVPKSVRQIPRLGAWGIHASLLPSYAGGAPLVWAMINGEKVAGVSLFQLSGGVDDGDIIQQVSFPIEDTDTIKEVYGKATECSIHALTETFDDIENLKFTPQDTSKIEVWPQRSPADGEIDWSWDADRIRNFIRAQTHPYPGAWTEIDGKKIIIWDAHIIPKK; encoded by the coding sequence GTGGTAAAAATTGTTTTTCTTGGCTGTACGGCATTCAGCGAGGCTATTCTTAAATCGCTATTAGAACACATCAATTGTGAGTTGCAGGCTATATTTTCGATTCCAAGAAAATTCAAAATCTCTTATAGTGAAGAAGAGGTTATCAATTCCAATTTTGCTGACCTCAGCACCTATGCTGAGGATCTGAATATCCCTTTCAAACTGGTGAATTCTGAGAATGGGATGAAACTCAAGGATTACTCCAGTATCATTGAAGACCTGAAACCGGATGTTATTTTGGTGATGGGTTGGTACTACATGGTACCCAAATCTGTAAGACAAATACCCCGCCTGGGTGCATGGGGTATACATGCTTCTTTGCTTCCCTCTTATGCGGGGGGGGCTCCTTTAGTATGGGCCATGATCAATGGTGAAAAGGTGGCTGGGGTCAGCCTTTTTCAACTGTCCGGAGGAGTGGATGATGGTGATATTATCCAACAAGTTTCCTTTCCAATTGAAGATACGGATACAATTAAGGAAGTGTACGGCAAAGCGACTGAATGTTCGATTCATGCTTTGACGGAAACTTTTGATGACATTGAGAACTTAAAATTCACCCCTCAGGATACTTCTAAAATTGAAGTATGGCCTCAGCGATCTCCAGCAGACGGTGAAATTGACTGGAGCTGGGATGCAGATAGAATAAGGAATTTCATTCGAGCTCAAACTCATCCATACCCTGGTGCCTGGACTGAGATAGATGGTAAGAAGATAATTATTTGGGATGCCCATATCATACCTAAGAAATAG
- the asnB gene encoding asparagine synthase (glutamine-hydrolyzing) encodes MCGIAGILKHDGSSVFTDNVKRMSQALAHRGPDGDGIYVDGQIGLGHKRLAILDTSADGNQPMTSKDQRWTVVFNGCIYNFLELRQKLRAKGHSFTTATDTEVITEGLAAFGTSFIEELNGMFAIAAWDSVNKELYLSRDRFGIKPLYYYEGNGILLFASEIKAIIAHPGYKATLNYSALNEYFTFQNLFSFQTLFEGVHMIPPANTIKIGREQKRVKHNSWWDYDFSKTEESMSFEYAKEETERLFHQAVTRQMISDVPVGSYLSGGMDSGSITSVASQHVARLATFTCGFDMSEVTGVEANFDERRDAELMANHFKTEHFEQVMNAGDIRWSLPKLVYHLEDLRVGMSYPNYYIARLASKFVKVCLQGTGGDELFGGYPWRYYRVFGALNQQEFFDQYYGFWQRLVPDHQKEQIFTAEVRQNIDLQEPREVFERVFKFNTDLGYETPEQHINNSLYFEAKTFLPGLFLVGDKLAMAHGLEERFPFMDNDLVDFAMKIPVKHKLGNLTKEIAELDENREKKKSIAYREFDDGKNVLRQAMKDFIPEKIINRKKQGFSAPDESWYRGENAAYIKDLLLNQNTVSSMYINPDYVKRIVREHTEDHVNHRLLIWSLMNFEWWCRIFLDNYKIS; translated from the coding sequence ATGTGTGGTATTGCTGGTATATTAAAGCATGATGGTTCATCGGTTTTTACGGATAATGTGAAGCGAATGTCTCAGGCCTTGGCGCATCGAGGTCCGGATGGTGATGGTATTTATGTCGATGGCCAGATTGGACTGGGACATAAAAGGCTGGCCATATTGGATACATCGGCCGATGGGAATCAGCCCATGACCTCCAAAGATCAAAGATGGACAGTTGTATTCAACGGGTGTATTTATAATTTCCTTGAGCTTAGGCAAAAATTACGAGCCAAAGGTCATTCATTTACAACTGCTACGGATACAGAGGTAATCACTGAAGGTTTAGCAGCTTTTGGTACCAGTTTCATAGAGGAGCTTAATGGTATGTTCGCCATTGCTGCTTGGGACAGCGTGAACAAAGAACTTTATCTTTCCCGGGATCGATTTGGAATCAAACCTTTATACTATTATGAAGGCAATGGAATATTGCTTTTTGCCAGTGAGATCAAGGCGATCATTGCACATCCTGGCTACAAAGCCACTTTAAATTACTCAGCGTTAAACGAGTATTTTACATTCCAAAATCTATTCAGCTTTCAAACACTTTTTGAAGGTGTTCATATGATTCCGCCTGCCAATACGATCAAGATTGGAAGGGAACAAAAACGAGTAAAACACAATTCGTGGTGGGACTATGATTTTTCAAAGACAGAAGAAAGCATGTCATTTGAATATGCCAAAGAAGAGACTGAAAGGCTCTTTCACCAGGCAGTTACAAGACAAATGATCTCCGATGTACCGGTAGGCTCATACCTATCTGGAGGAATGGACAGTGGTTCAATTACTTCTGTAGCTTCACAACATGTAGCCAGATTGGCAACCTTCACATGTGGTTTTGATATGAGCGAAGTGACTGGTGTGGAGGCTAACTTTGATGAGCGGAGAGATGCAGAATTAATGGCTAATCATTTCAAAACTGAACATTTTGAACAAGTCATGAATGCAGGTGACATTCGTTGGTCATTGCCAAAACTGGTTTATCACCTGGAGGACTTGAGAGTGGGGATGTCTTATCCCAACTACTACATTGCAAGGTTGGCTTCAAAATTTGTAAAAGTCTGTTTGCAGGGTACCGGAGGTGACGAGTTGTTTGGAGGCTACCCTTGGCGGTATTACCGTGTTTTTGGTGCCCTTAACCAACAAGAATTCTTTGATCAATATTATGGCTTTTGGCAAAGATTGGTACCAGATCATCAAAAGGAGCAAATCTTTACTGCGGAAGTAAGACAAAATATTGATTTGCAGGAACCAAGAGAGGTTTTTGAACGAGTTTTCAAATTCAATACTGACTTAGGGTATGAAACTCCCGAACAACATATAAATAATTCGCTTTACTTCGAAGCAAAAACTTTTCTTCCAGGATTGTTCCTCGTAGGAGACAAATTAGCCATGGCCCATGGCTTGGAAGAAAGATTTCCGTTCATGGATAATGATCTTGTAGATTTTGCCATGAAAATTCCAGTAAAACACAAACTGGGAAATTTAACTAAGGAGATTGCTGAACTTGATGAAAATCGGGAGAAGAAAAAATCCATTGCGTATAGAGAGTTTGATGATGGCAAAAATGTTTTAAGGCAGGCAATGAAGGATTTCATTCCAGAAAAAATCATCAATAGGAAAAAGCAAGGATTTTCCGCACCTGACGAAAGTTGGTATAGAGGAGAGAATGCAGCATATATTAAGGACTTACTATTAAACCAGAATACTGTAAGTTCGATGTACATCAACCCCGATTATGTTAAAAGGATCGTCCGAGAACACACTGAAGATCATGTAAATCACAGACTTCTCATTTGGTCTCTCATGAACTTTGAGTGGTGGTGTAGAATCTTTCTAGATAATTATAAAATTTCATAG
- a CDS encoding class I SAM-dependent methyltransferase gives MNTEEILRIFKEPFEIEGNFITFETQSNEDNQGQTNKVFSEKWAKVDDGEDELSDIENFQKDWFLSLYGFESEDRIRAFLADKKIILDAGCGLGYKTAWLAELAPNSIVIGMDFSQAAEFASNRYRHINNCFFIRGDIANTGINENSIDFVLCDQVIMHTEDPECTFQHLAGITKPGGEFGCYVYAKKALPRELLDDYFRKATHSIPTKELWEMSEQLTELGKRLSELDVKFEAPDIPLLGIKGGEYDIQRFIYWNFVKCFYHADWGRGSCDSTNFDWYSPSNAKRFSKEEFETLISDNSLTSNYFHSEEACFSGRFGK, from the coding sequence ATGAATACAGAAGAGATTCTAAGAATATTCAAAGAGCCATTCGAAATTGAAGGGAATTTTATCACGTTCGAAACTCAATCAAATGAGGACAATCAGGGACAAACCAACAAAGTCTTTTCAGAGAAATGGGCTAAGGTCGATGATGGTGAGGATGAACTGAGCGATATTGAAAACTTTCAGAAAGATTGGTTTTTATCTCTCTACGGATTCGAATCTGAAGATAGAATTAGAGCTTTTCTTGCTGATAAAAAGATAATTCTGGATGCCGGTTGTGGTTTGGGTTACAAAACAGCGTGGCTAGCTGAATTGGCCCCGAACAGCATTGTAATTGGAATGGACTTTTCGCAGGCTGCCGAATTCGCTTCGAATAGATACAGGCATATAAACAACTGCTTTTTCATCAGAGGAGATATCGCAAACACAGGCATTAATGAGAACTCGATTGATTTTGTCCTTTGCGATCAAGTAATTATGCATACTGAAGATCCTGAATGTACATTTCAGCATCTTGCTGGCATTACAAAACCTGGCGGAGAGTTTGGTTGCTATGTTTATGCAAAAAAAGCACTGCCACGTGAGCTTTTGGATGATTATTTCAGGAAAGCTACTCATTCTATTCCTACAAAAGAGCTGTGGGAAATGTCTGAACAACTGACAGAATTGGGAAAGCGACTGTCAGAACTCGATGTAAAGTTTGAAGCTCCAGATATTCCTCTGTTAGGCATAAAGGGTGGAGAATATGATATCCAAAGATTCATCTATTGGAACTTTGTCAAATGTTTCTACCATGCGGATTGGGGCAGGGGTAGCTGCGATTCAACCAACTTTGACTGGTATTCGCCCTCAAATGCAAAAAGGTTCAGCAAAGAAGAATTTGAAACCCTTATCTCTGACAACAGTCTGACTTCTAACTACTTCCATTCCGAAGAAGCTTGTTTCTCTGGTAGATTCGGAAAATAG
- a CDS encoding DegT/DnrJ/EryC1/StrS family aminotransferase produces MEKRNIPISLPFTGKEEWQAVKEPLMTGWLTSGPKVREFEQLFAERHQVKHAFAVTSATTALHLSLVALDIGPDDEVIVPAFTWVSTANVVLHQGAKVIFCDIDPATFNIDPSKLKEVITPNTKAIMAVHLFGLCADMDAIKEAAGDIPIIEDGACAAGAAFKDVPAGALGEMGCFSFHPRKSVTTGEGGMLTTNDDALAEKIGILRNHGASISEEQRHHGPRPYILPDFDVCGYNYRMTDLQGAVGVVQLKKLDTFINERDEWAKYYKEELKDIAWIKLPEFSQDFKHGWQSFVTLIDEEKSPYSRNEIMEKLQEMGVSTRPGTHAVHMLNYYADKYNIKPEDFPGAQIANNHSMSIPLHNRMVKEDYEYVVKTLKYLDK; encoded by the coding sequence ATGGAAAAGAGAAATATTCCAATATCCCTGCCTTTTACAGGAAAAGAAGAATGGCAGGCCGTCAAGGAGCCACTTATGACTGGTTGGCTTACTTCTGGGCCGAAAGTTCGGGAATTTGAACAGTTGTTTGCTGAACGACATCAGGTAAAGCATGCTTTTGCTGTAACCAGTGCTACTACGGCCTTACATTTATCTTTGGTTGCGTTAGATATTGGCCCGGATGATGAAGTCATTGTACCAGCATTCACTTGGGTATCTACTGCCAACGTAGTGCTTCATCAAGGAGCAAAAGTTATTTTTTGTGATATCGATCCGGCTACCTTTAACATCGACCCTTCGAAATTAAAGGAGGTAATTACCCCAAATACCAAAGCAATCATGGCGGTACACTTGTTTGGCCTTTGTGCAGACATGGATGCCATCAAAGAGGCGGCTGGAGATATCCCTATAATTGAAGATGGTGCCTGCGCTGCTGGTGCTGCTTTTAAAGATGTACCTGCCGGGGCTCTTGGTGAAATGGGCTGTTTTTCTTTTCACCCTAGAAAGTCAGTAACAACAGGCGAGGGCGGGATGTTGACCACTAATGACGATGCATTAGCTGAGAAGATTGGAATCTTAAGAAATCACGGTGCGTCTATTTCCGAAGAGCAAAGACACCACGGTCCTCGCCCCTATATTTTGCCCGATTTCGATGTGTGCGGTTACAATTACAGAATGACCGATTTACAAGGAGCAGTAGGGGTAGTACAACTCAAAAAACTGGATACTTTCATCAATGAAAGGGATGAATGGGCCAAATATTATAAAGAGGAGCTTAAAGATATTGCCTGGATAAAACTTCCAGAATTCAGCCAAGATTTCAAGCATGGGTGGCAGAGTTTCGTAACCTTGATCGATGAAGAAAAGTCCCCATATTCTCGCAACGAGATCATGGAAAAACTTCAGGAAATGGGAGTTTCTACCAGGCCTGGAACACATGCTGTTCATATGTTGAATTACTATGCAGACAAATACAATATCAAACCAGAAGATTTTCCAGGTGCCCAGATTGCCAACAATCATTCTATGTCCATACCACTTCATAATAGGATGGTAAAAGAAGATTATGAGTACGTTGTTAAGACCTTAAAATACTTAGACAAATGA
- a CDS encoding NAD-dependent epimerase/dehydratase family protein — translation MILKDSKVLVIGGAGFIGSFVVSELLKEDVAEVTVYDNFARGRKEYLTEQLNDPRCTLFPIGGDIREIDILNEAMKDKDYVISLAAMWLLHCKDFPRTAFDVNIAGTFNILEACVNNGIKKLIWSSSASVYGDAVELPMTESHPFNNKNFYGASKIAGEAMATAFNDRYGLEVIGLRYMNVYGPHQDQTAAYTGVVPIMLNKIEANEPPTINGDGSQAYDFIYVEDVARCNVDALKSDQKFGMYNVGTEVQTSIKELCDTILELKKSDLEVVYRPYSEDDARALVQNRIGSKEKAHDEIGFHFKYDLKQGLQKLIDWRIATGLDKEK, via the coding sequence ATGATTCTTAAAGATTCGAAAGTACTTGTCATCGGAGGAGCGGGATTTATCGGGAGTTTCGTTGTGTCAGAATTGCTAAAAGAAGATGTAGCTGAGGTGACTGTCTATGACAATTTTGCGCGTGGTAGGAAGGAATACCTGACTGAGCAGTTAAATGACCCAAGGTGCACGTTATTTCCAATTGGGGGTGACATACGAGAAATCGATATTCTAAATGAAGCCATGAAGGACAAAGACTATGTCATAAGTCTTGCAGCCATGTGGCTCTTGCATTGCAAGGATTTTCCGCGTACGGCATTTGATGTTAACATAGCGGGTACGTTCAATATACTGGAGGCTTGTGTTAATAATGGTATTAAGAAATTAATTTGGTCTTCATCGGCTTCGGTTTACGGTGATGCTGTAGAACTTCCGATGACTGAATCTCATCCATTTAATAATAAGAATTTTTATGGGGCTAGCAAGATTGCAGGTGAGGCGATGGCCACCGCTTTTAATGACAGATATGGATTGGAAGTGATAGGGCTTAGATATATGAATGTGTATGGTCCTCATCAGGACCAGACTGCAGCGTATACAGGTGTAGTGCCGATAATGCTCAACAAAATTGAAGCTAACGAGCCACCAACAATCAATGGAGACGGTAGCCAGGCCTATGATTTTATTTACGTTGAAGACGTTGCAAGATGTAATGTAGACGCTCTTAAGAGCGATCAGAAATTCGGAATGTACAATGTAGGTACAGAGGTACAAACATCTATAAAGGAACTTTGTGATACCATTTTAGAGCTCAAAAAATCTGATCTCGAAGTGGTCTACAGACCTTATTCTGAAGATGATGCTAGGGCTTTGGTTCAGAATAGAATCGGTTCTAAAGAGAAGGCGCATGATGAAATTGGTTTTCATTTTAAATATGATTTGAAGCAAGGCCTTCAAAAACTAATCGACTGGAGAATTGCTACGGGACTAGACAAAGAGAAATAA
- a CDS encoding SLBB domain-containing protein — MRELQRPINLYSLLRTLALIGLFFVSIESLPVQAQALNGLNLKSVSVDDLTDEQILGYIRQAEERGLTQSQLEALARQQGVSESELTKLRRRFESLRGRTAFNNPASRTNGNSGRTTQLVSQQDVFGSLVGEEPLELTEEQKRIFGFDLFQKKSLTFAPNLNLPTPKGYVLGPQDVIVVDLWGATQQYSEFEVSPEGTIRPENLSPIYVNGLTIEKATDKIIARLSEINSGLKSINNQPPKIFYQVSLGKIRTISVNVVGEVARPSLYALPSLATVYTALHAAGGPTETGTFRDVRLVRNNKLIASIDIYSFLTDGIRSGDMTLKNGDVIIVRPLKTQVELDGEVRRPGLFELKPEERFEDLLGYAGGFNNAAFKSRVTVKRNGVREREIIDVDSEEFESFIPNDGDLFEVSRILDRFSNRVIINGAVLREGEYQLTNGLTVKQLIEKADGLRGDAYRTRATIYRTGEDFSQSTLPFNLGALMSGSEPDIPLLREDVVRITSIYDLREEFIVSISGEVQEEGVWPFFKQMTVKDLIVLAKGLRESASGALVEISRRNKNSSTNTTAEIIRLSIDEDLSLRAGAEETVLQPFDQVYIRKSPGYTVQQQVTVEGEVVAPGLYTISRKDERISDILIRAEGLTQYAYPEGAILIRKTEFSDSKSNDQLSQEYLQELRQKVLSDETELKNISQVRLIERLNKIGNKVGINTDNDQVGSRFKKDLIEDITEQDSLIRDIKIEEEEPVAIDLDRILEAPGSKYDLIIRPGDVISIPGELETVRIAGEVTSPLNIRFDDAYSFKDYIYQSGGFLQTAKRGRSYVQYPNGEKKGVRRFLWFKKYPKIKPGSTIFVSRKREKQPVNFQTIIAAAGSVATLALVVDRLSN; from the coding sequence ATGAGAGAACTCCAAAGACCTATTAATCTCTACTCTCTACTGAGAACTCTCGCACTTATTGGACTCTTCTTTGTCTCAATAGAGAGTTTGCCTGTTCAAGCTCAGGCTCTGAATGGGCTCAACTTAAAATCGGTGAGTGTCGATGATTTGACCGATGAACAGATACTCGGATATATCAGACAAGCAGAAGAAAGAGGTTTGACACAGTCTCAGTTGGAAGCTCTAGCGAGACAACAAGGGGTTTCAGAATCGGAACTTACCAAGTTAAGAAGAAGGTTCGAAAGCCTTAGAGGACGGACAGCATTCAACAACCCTGCTTCGAGGACTAACGGTAATAGTGGTAGAACAACTCAGCTGGTGTCTCAACAAGATGTTTTTGGGTCCCTTGTAGGAGAAGAACCTCTTGAATTGACTGAAGAGCAAAAAAGAATTTTTGGTTTCGACTTATTTCAGAAGAAGAGTTTGACCTTTGCCCCAAATTTAAATTTGCCTACACCTAAAGGTTATGTACTTGGTCCTCAAGATGTTATTGTGGTTGATCTTTGGGGGGCAACTCAGCAATATTCGGAATTTGAGGTCTCACCCGAAGGTACTATTAGACCCGAAAATCTAAGCCCCATTTATGTAAATGGGCTCACTATTGAGAAGGCCACAGATAAAATAATTGCTCGCTTGAGTGAAATTAACAGTGGATTGAAATCCATTAATAATCAGCCACCTAAGATCTTTTATCAGGTGAGCTTGGGTAAGATACGCACTATTAGTGTTAATGTGGTTGGTGAGGTGGCCAGGCCTAGTCTTTACGCCCTTCCGTCTTTGGCAACTGTTTATACAGCTCTGCATGCTGCTGGTGGTCCTACTGAGACAGGCACTTTTCGAGATGTCAGATTAGTAAGAAATAACAAGTTGATTGCTTCTATCGACATTTATTCATTCCTAACGGATGGTATAAGGTCAGGTGATATGACATTGAAAAATGGGGATGTAATCATTGTTCGTCCATTAAAAACTCAGGTTGAATTGGACGGAGAGGTAAGAAGGCCTGGTTTGTTTGAGCTTAAACCGGAGGAAAGGTTTGAAGACCTTCTGGGGTATGCTGGAGGTTTCAACAATGCAGCATTTAAATCTAGGGTGACTGTAAAGAGAAATGGGGTTCGGGAAAGGGAGATTATAGATGTCGATTCCGAAGAATTCGAAAGCTTTATCCCGAATGACGGAGACTTGTTTGAGGTCAGTAGAATCTTAGATAGGTTTTCTAATCGAGTTATTATTAATGGAGCAGTTCTGAGAGAAGGAGAGTACCAGCTTACTAATGGATTAACTGTTAAGCAGTTGATTGAAAAGGCTGATGGTCTGAGAGGTGATGCATATAGAACAAGAGCTACTATTTATAGAACCGGAGAGGATTTTTCCCAATCAACTTTGCCGTTTAATCTAGGGGCTTTAATGAGCGGTTCAGAGCCAGATATCCCACTGTTGAGAGAAGACGTTGTTAGGATAACTTCAATTTATGACTTAAGAGAAGAGTTCATAGTTTCGATTTCAGGAGAAGTGCAAGAAGAAGGAGTTTGGCCCTTTTTTAAGCAAATGACTGTCAAGGACTTGATAGTTTTGGCGAAGGGTTTAAGGGAGTCTGCATCTGGAGCACTAGTTGAGATTTCAAGACGGAATAAAAACAGCAGTACAAATACTACGGCTGAAATAATAAGGCTTTCAATTGACGAAGATCTTTCTCTTAGAGCAGGTGCAGAAGAGACTGTTTTGCAACCATTTGATCAGGTTTATATTCGAAAGTCTCCAGGGTATACGGTACAGCAACAGGTGACAGTTGAAGGGGAAGTGGTAGCTCCAGGGCTTTATACTATCAGCAGAAAAGATGAGAGAATTTCAGACATTCTGATAAGAGCAGAGGGTTTAACCCAATATGCTTACCCTGAGGGGGCAATTTTAATAAGAAAAACTGAATTTTCTGACAGCAAATCTAACGATCAACTGAGTCAAGAGTATCTTCAGGAGTTGAGACAAAAAGTACTTAGTGATGAAACGGAACTTAAGAATATTAGTCAGGTAAGACTCATAGAAAGATTGAATAAAATTGGAAATAAAGTAGGCATCAATACAGATAATGATCAAGTTGGAAGTCGGTTCAAGAAGGATTTAATCGAGGATATAACTGAACAGGATTCCTTAATTAGGGATATAAAAATTGAAGAAGAGGAACCAGTGGCGATTGATTTGGATAGGATTCTAGAGGCTCCGGGATCAAAGTATGATTTAATAATCAGGCCAGGCGATGTCATATCCATTCCAGGAGAGCTCGAGACCGTAAGAATTGCTGGGGAAGTTACTTCTCCATTAAACATCCGGTTTGATGATGCCTATTCTTTTAAAGATTATATTTATCAATCTGGAGGCTTCTTACAAACAGCAAAGAGAGGGAGAAGCTATGTCCAATACCCGAATGGTGAAAAAAAGGGCGTTAGAAGGTTTTTGTGGTTTAAGAAATATCCTAAAATAAAGCCGGGATCGACAATCTTTGTAAGTAGAAAACGAGAGAAACAGCCAGTTAATTTTCAGACTATAATAGCTGCTGCTGGGTCAGTGGCAACCTTAGCATTAGTGGTTGATAGGCTGTCAAACTAG
- a CDS encoding UpxY family transcription antiterminator, which translates to MNTFWTAFYTKPRSEKKTSERLIEKGYDVYCPTRTIVKQWSDRKKKISEPVFTSYIFAKVDEQSRNEILNDQGVVSNVFWLGKPAVIRDQEIHAIRSFLEDFPMAEAQYGNYESGSKVEISSGPLSGQSGLVRRIQGSKAYLTIVSLGIEVQAEIGLAHLKKVG; encoded by the coding sequence ATGAATACCTTTTGGACGGCTTTTTATACCAAACCAAGAAGCGAAAAGAAAACCTCAGAACGGCTAATTGAAAAGGGCTATGACGTTTATTGTCCAACACGGACTATTGTTAAACAATGGTCTGATCGAAAGAAGAAAATTTCTGAACCTGTTTTTACTTCTTATATCTTCGCCAAAGTAGATGAGCAATCAAGGAATGAAATCTTGAATGACCAAGGAGTAGTTTCCAATGTGTTTTGGCTTGGAAAACCTGCAGTAATAAGAGACCAAGAAATTCATGCGATTCGCTCCTTCCTTGAAGACTTTCCTATGGCAGAGGCTCAATATGGAAATTATGAATCAGGTAGTAAGGTTGAAATCTCATCAGGACCACTATCTGGGCAAAGTGGCTTAGTAAGACGTATTCAGGGTTCTAAGGCTTACTTGACAATTGTAAGTCTCGGAATTGAGGTACAAGCTGAAATTGGTCTCGCCCATTTAAAAAAGGTAGGCTAA